The Prosthecobacter algae genome has a segment encoding these proteins:
- a CDS encoding S1C family serine protease: MKVTLKNGAQVQGDILRERDDVLMLDLGFTVLNVPRTEIASQEKTSAQKLIGPSIAESEDMYFVEPGREPLAVDKNVLRVGEAVVQIQTSSGLGSGFIINKLGHVITNQHVIAGEREISVVVYRKKNGGLEKEVFPKIKIIAMNGFLDLAILQIDDPAASKLPFAPLGDSDLLIQGQPVFAIGSPLGLERSVSQGIVSVRARETRGAWSIQSTTQINPGNSGGPLFNARGEVVGVNNMKLAGVGVEGLGFSIPANLLKLFLKNRDAFAFDPRNPNSGFRYLSPPAPATPAAPAPSSKTPETQP, from the coding sequence GTGAAAGTCACCCTCAAAAACGGAGCCCAAGTCCAGGGCGACATTCTCCGCGAACGCGATGACGTCCTCATGCTCGATCTCGGCTTCACCGTCCTGAACGTGCCCCGCACCGAGATCGCCTCCCAGGAAAAGACCAGCGCCCAAAAGCTCATCGGCCCCAGCATCGCCGAAAGCGAGGACATGTACTTCGTCGAGCCTGGCCGCGAGCCTCTTGCCGTGGACAAAAACGTGCTGCGCGTAGGCGAGGCCGTCGTCCAGATCCAGACTTCCTCCGGCCTCGGTTCCGGCTTCATCATCAATAAGCTCGGCCACGTCATCACCAACCAGCACGTCATCGCCGGCGAGCGCGAAATCTCCGTCGTCGTCTATCGCAAAAAGAACGGCGGCCTGGAAAAGGAAGTCTTCCCCAAGATCAAGATCATCGCCATGAACGGCTTCCTCGATCTCGCCATCCTGCAGATTGACGATCCCGCCGCCAGCAAGCTGCCCTTTGCCCCCCTGGGCGATTCAGACCTCCTCATCCAGGGCCAGCCCGTCTTTGCCATCGGCAGCCCCCTCGGGCTTGAGCGCTCCGTCTCCCAGGGCATCGTCAGCGTCCGCGCCCGCGAGACCCGTGGGGCCTGGTCCATCCAGAGCACCACCCAGATCAACCCCGGCAATTCCGGCGGCCCCCTCTTCAATGCCCGCGGCGAAGTGGTGGGAGTGAACAACATGAAGCTCGCCGGTGTCGGTGTGGAGGGCCTCGGCTTCTCCATCCCGGCCAATCTGCTCAAGCTCTTCCTCAAAAACCGCGACGCCTTCGCCTTCGATCCCCGCAATCCCAACAGCGGCTTCCGTTACCTCTCTCCCCCTGCCCCGGCCACTCCGGCCGCCCCTGCACCTTCCTCCAAAACCCCAGAGACTCAGCCATGA
- a CDS encoding putative quorum-sensing-regulated virulence factor produces the protein MDDLAAQMKHDLEEIGRTHMPFGKYGPQNHPPYGVPIYDIPAEYLGWFANKAGFPKGRLGTLLKMVHQMKVDGSDVVFDIFRKQRGGPTRLRPKKRRVWEGLNPPDDGGGAKG, from the coding sequence ATGGATGACCTGGCCGCCCAGATGAAGCACGATCTTGAGGAGATCGGGCGGACGCACATGCCGTTTGGTAAGTACGGGCCGCAGAATCACCCGCCTTATGGAGTGCCCATTTATGACATCCCGGCGGAGTACCTGGGCTGGTTTGCCAACAAGGCCGGATTTCCGAAGGGACGGCTGGGCACGCTGCTGAAGATGGTCCACCAGATGAAGGTGGACGGATCGGACGTGGTCTTTGACATCTTCCGCAAGCAACGGGGTGGCCCCACGCGCTTGCGGCCGAAAAAACGGCGTGTGTGGGAGGGGCTCAACCCACCCGACGACGGCGGCGGAGCAAAAGGCTGA
- a CDS encoding beta strand repeat-containing protein — protein sequence MRQLLCSLIGLFVVSSLPAQTRTWTGAGADDNWGTAANWGGTAPVATNSIGFAGTTRLNTINNLTPDIAIAGISFAGGSGAFVLSGNRITLTGNITQNDDTLQTINLDMILSATRTFTQGTAGTATAGSITLGGILSGSGGIIKTAANTSTAANYNTLTLLGTNTYTGSTTVSSGTLLVSGLTGSIATSSAIIVDNGSSLGSAVSIGARLWLDNTAGNLNRLGDTSGITLRGFGQLQLTGNATTSTTETVGQITLGGGIAGSRGVITLDGTGTGLLNTLAASGLARSNTSTGLIRGTNLGQADTNATRITLASTAGLTFVGTSTASGSTPGTAKDLRIVPYLLGDTSATGNGTSFVTYDSVGGLRPLATSEYTVLTAGYTSALNPENVTGFNGTLTNASPTVNSLRFIAGSTLSGTGTLTVASGAIANLTGGATTISGFSGITLGNGIWNEGILTAQGNTLTISVPINVTGGGGITKAGANEVILSAANTYTGETHIHQGTLTASHNNALGSTSSRTVVNAVEGGILGLRGDITTAEPITLIGEGVNFAAALRNLSGNNTLTGLITVTGSSRIATSAGIMNVTGGVNALATSQLVINSSSTINFSGQSVILGAGGSFYADSGGLTTLSSTGNYWGSTRIGSSATTPTLRLGAENVLPEFSQLQLGFSYAVSGGVDLNGFNQTVGSLSTGTSLAGTRVITSATPATLTVNQYTPTSYDAGFGGAVSFVKGGTAALTLQGTHTGTGTTSVNNGTLILDYTASNTTKLADGAALILGTATLQLDRSTTPTGSHVEIVGSTTVRGSANITRPGGTSTLQLNEITREGGTLNIATAGIATTDTLNNAAGMLGTWATVGGTDWAVNSTNAADGAITAFTGYSDITRVGVSAVPNSPGANIRIINGGTSGNITLAATTTDIHSLNMTANGGTTTIDPGTGETLRLGAQGGILHAAGASALLIGTAANDGPLTAGGAPDTTGEILIQRWSTNDLTVNSTIANNGTGIVSVTLGGSTGTTRFTGTNTYTGRTTLNAGRLIIDAETALGANPTAFASDQLTLNGGTLSTGTAFTLDDANRGITLGASGGTLEATSAANVLALTVAVPVAGNGPLNKTGAGDAQLSVANSYTGHTYVNAGRLRISHGSALGTTASGTTVANNAALRLEGAGFTLAEPLFLIGQGISSAGALQSNTTTDSTVSGLITMPSSGSSRINVSSTGRLIVSGGVRSSGVSSTDTLVVVGGVTFTDNPVNMYTGRLELVSGATQPIIAVAGNSYGVLNSGWGALSQVTVSNALSPIGVLELGYHATFSGSSPNTTFNLNGTQQTAAELRTGAISIGSGGYTSPTRILTGTIGSYLTLNQATNSLFDGSLQGAVSLVKNGNGILSLQGNSTTTGDTVLVAGGIELRNAPGSIQSGTLAASTGSSSNFTTVITGLTNATTTLLVGQPITGAGIPAGSFIASIDSNSQVTIRSTVAATAGSTTATFGAVTGALTNSTLEYQGGNFSFGVTTAATTLGGIKGSQNLSLTNAGNNPVALTVGGNDQSTLYSGAISGSGSVIKTGTGTLELTATSTHTGGIAVNGGVLLVNNTAGSGTGLGPVSVLTGATLGGTGSIGSASSTANILVNSGGRLRIGSTHGIQEGIPADLDLATSGLGTITLSGIVQFDLFARSAGINSTENNDILRLTSDTAVIIGGTLEVTNSTLDDTSTWVYGDSWQLFDWSGLSPDPHHTGGFASFNLPTLSPGLIWDTSALYTTGFITIAPEPGRAFLLALGGFSLLLRRRRRVG from the coding sequence ATGCGTCAACTGCTCTGCAGCCTGATTGGTCTTTTCGTCGTCTCATCTCTTCCTGCCCAAACCCGCACCTGGACGGGTGCCGGAGCGGATGACAACTGGGGTACCGCCGCCAACTGGGGAGGCACTGCCCCAGTCGCCACCAATAGCATTGGCTTCGCAGGCACCACCCGCCTGAACACGATCAACAACCTGACGCCCGACATCGCCATCGCCGGCATCAGCTTTGCCGGCGGCTCGGGGGCCTTTGTCCTCAGTGGCAACCGCATCACCCTTACAGGCAACATCACCCAGAACGATGACACCCTGCAGACGATCAATCTGGACATGATCCTCAGTGCCACGCGCACCTTTACCCAGGGCACCGCAGGCACGGCCACCGCAGGCAGCATCACCCTCGGTGGCATCCTCAGTGGCAGCGGCGGCATTATCAAAACAGCCGCTAACACCTCCACCGCCGCCAACTACAACACTCTGACCCTCCTGGGCACAAATACCTACACGGGCAGCACCACCGTGAGCTCCGGCACCCTCCTCGTCAGCGGTCTCACCGGTTCCATCGCCACCAGCAGTGCCATCATAGTGGACAACGGTTCCAGCTTAGGCTCCGCCGTTTCCATCGGTGCCCGCCTGTGGCTGGACAATACGGCAGGCAACCTGAACCGCCTGGGCGACACCTCCGGCATCACCCTCCGGGGCTTTGGCCAGTTGCAGCTCACCGGCAATGCCACCACCAGCACCACCGAAACCGTCGGCCAGATCACCCTGGGCGGCGGCATCGCAGGCTCGCGCGGCGTCATCACCCTGGATGGCACTGGCACCGGTCTGCTTAACACCCTGGCAGCCTCCGGCTTGGCCCGCAGCAATACCAGCACCGGCCTCATCCGTGGCACCAACCTCGGCCAGGCCGATACCAATGCCACCCGCATCACCCTTGCCTCCACCGCAGGCCTGACCTTCGTCGGCACCTCCACCGCCAGCGGCAGCACCCCCGGCACCGCCAAAGACCTCCGCATCGTCCCTTACCTCCTCGGCGACACCTCCGCGACAGGCAATGGAACCAGCTTTGTCACCTACGATTCCGTCGGCGGCCTGCGCCCCCTGGCGACCAGCGAATACACCGTCCTCACCGCTGGTTACACCAGTGCCCTCAATCCCGAAAACGTCACCGGCTTCAACGGCACCCTCACGAACGCCAGCCCCACGGTGAACTCCCTCCGCTTCATCGCAGGCTCAACCCTCAGCGGCACAGGCACTCTCACTGTGGCCAGCGGTGCCATCGCCAATCTCACCGGTGGTGCCACCACCATCAGCGGCTTCAGCGGCATCACCCTCGGCAACGGCATCTGGAATGAAGGTATCCTCACTGCCCAGGGCAACACCCTCACTATCAGTGTCCCCATCAACGTAACGGGCGGCGGTGGTATCACCAAGGCAGGTGCCAATGAAGTCATCCTTTCCGCAGCCAACACCTACACCGGCGAAACTCACATCCACCAGGGAACGCTTACTGCCTCTCACAACAACGCGCTGGGCAGCACCAGTAGTCGCACAGTAGTCAACGCAGTCGAAGGCGGCATCCTCGGCCTCCGTGGCGACATCACCACCGCCGAACCCATCACCCTCATTGGTGAAGGCGTGAACTTCGCCGCTGCTCTCCGAAACCTTTCTGGCAACAACACCCTCACAGGTCTCATCACTGTCACAGGCAGTTCCCGCATTGCCACCAGCGCGGGCATCATGAACGTCACCGGCGGCGTCAACGCCTTGGCCACGTCCCAGCTCGTCATCAACTCCAGCTCGACCATCAACTTCTCCGGCCAGTCCGTCATCCTCGGCGCGGGCGGCAGCTTTTACGCCGACTCCGGCGGCCTCACCACACTTTCCTCCACAGGCAACTACTGGGGCAGCACCCGCATCGGATCGAGCGCTACCACACCCACCCTGCGTTTGGGCGCAGAAAACGTTCTGCCCGAATTCAGCCAGCTCCAGCTCGGCTTCAGCTATGCCGTCAGCGGTGGGGTGGACCTCAATGGCTTCAACCAGACCGTCGGCTCCCTCTCCACGGGCACCTCTCTGGCGGGCACTCGCGTCATCACCAGCGCCACCCCCGCCACATTGACGGTGAACCAATACACACCCACCAGCTATGATGCAGGCTTTGGCGGGGCCGTTTCCTTCGTCAAAGGCGGCACCGCCGCACTCACCCTCCAGGGCACACACACTGGCACTGGCACCACCTCCGTGAACAACGGCACCCTCATCCTGGACTACACCGCCAGCAACACCACCAAACTGGCCGATGGTGCCGCCCTCATTCTCGGCACCGCCACCCTCCAGCTCGACCGCTCCACCACCCCCACCGGTTCCCATGTGGAAATCGTCGGCTCCACCACCGTTCGTGGCTCGGCCAACATCACCCGCCCCGGCGGCACCTCCACCCTCCAGCTCAATGAAATCACCCGTGAAGGCGGCACCCTGAACATCGCCACCGCTGGCATCGCCACCACCGACACCCTGAACAATGCCGCAGGCATGCTCGGCACCTGGGCCACCGTCGGCGGCACCGACTGGGCCGTGAACTCCACCAATGCGGCCGATGGGGCCATCACCGCCTTCACTGGTTACAGCGACATCACCCGCGTCGGCGTCAGCGCAGTGCCCAATTCCCCTGGGGCCAACATCCGCATCATCAATGGCGGCACCAGTGGCAACATTACCCTCGCCGCCACAACGACCGACATCCACAGCCTGAACATGACTGCCAATGGCGGCACCACCACGATCGACCCTGGCACCGGTGAAACCCTGCGCCTGGGCGCCCAAGGCGGCATCCTCCACGCCGCCGGGGCCAGCGCCCTCCTCATCGGCACCGCCGCCAATGACGGCCCCCTCACCGCAGGTGGTGCACCGGACACCACAGGCGAAATCCTCATTCAGCGCTGGTCCACGAATGATCTCACCGTCAACTCCACCATCGCCAATAACGGCACAGGCATTGTCTCCGTTACCCTCGGTGGCAGCACCGGCACCACCCGCTTCACCGGCACCAACACCTACACCGGCCGCACCACCCTCAATGCAGGCCGTCTCATCATTGATGCCGAAACCGCGCTGGGGGCCAATCCCACAGCCTTTGCTTCCGACCAGCTCACCCTCAATGGCGGCACCCTTTCCACCGGCACCGCCTTCACCCTCGATGATGCGAATCGCGGCATCACCCTCGGCGCTTCTGGTGGCACCCTTGAAGCCACCTCCGCAGCCAATGTCCTGGCCCTTACCGTCGCCGTCCCCGTTGCGGGCAATGGCCCCTTGAACAAGACCGGGGCCGGAGATGCCCAGCTCAGCGTCGCCAACAGCTACACCGGCCACACCTATGTGAATGCAGGCCGCCTGCGCATCAGCCACGGCTCGGCCCTGGGGACTACCGCCAGCGGTACCACCGTGGCCAACAACGCTGCCCTGCGCCTGGAAGGTGCCGGGTTCACCCTGGCCGAGCCTCTCTTCCTCATCGGTCAGGGCATCAGCAGCGCCGGGGCTCTGCAGAGCAACACAACGACCGACAGCACCGTCTCTGGCCTCATCACCATGCCCTCCTCCGGCAGCTCGCGCATCAACGTCAGCAGCACCGGCAGGCTCATCGTCAGCGGCGGCGTCCGCAGTTCAGGCGTCTCTTCTACGGACACCCTCGTTGTCGTCGGCGGGGTGACCTTCACCGACAACCCGGTCAATATGTACACCGGTCGCCTGGAACTCGTCTCCGGTGCCACCCAGCCCATCATCGCCGTCGCAGGCAACAGCTACGGCGTGCTGAATTCCGGCTGGGGAGCCCTCTCCCAGGTCACCGTCAGCAATGCCCTCAGCCCCATCGGCGTCCTTGAGCTGGGTTACCACGCCACCTTCAGTGGCAGTTCGCCCAACACGACTTTCAATCTCAATGGCACCCAGCAGACCGCTGCCGAGCTCCGCACCGGGGCCATCTCCATCGGTTCAGGCGGCTACACCAGCCCCACCCGCATCCTCACTGGCACCATTGGCTCCTACCTCACCCTCAACCAGGCCACCAACAGCCTCTTCGATGGCAGCCTGCAAGGCGCAGTCTCCCTGGTGAAAAACGGCAATGGCATCCTCAGCCTGCAAGGCAACAGCACCACCACCGGCGACACCGTGCTGGTGGCCGGTGGCATCGAGCTACGCAATGCGCCAGGCTCCATCCAGTCCGGCACCCTCGCTGCCAGCACTGGCAGCAGCAGCAACTTCACCACCGTCATCACCGGCCTCACCAATGCCACCACCACCCTTTTGGTGGGGCAGCCCATCACGGGCGCTGGCATCCCCGCAGGCTCCTTCATCGCCTCCATTGACAGCAATTCCCAGGTCACCATCCGCTCCACCGTCGCCGCCACCGCAGGCAGCACCACCGCCACCTTCGGCGCAGTCACAGGCGCACTCACCAACAGCACCCTCGAATACCAGGGCGGCAACTTCAGCTTTGGCGTCACCACCGCCGCCACCACCCTCGGCGGCATCAAGGGTTCCCAAAATCTGAGCCTCACCAATGCCGGCAACAACCCCGTGGCACTCACCGTCGGCGGCAATGACCAATCCACCCTTTACAGCGGGGCCATCAGCGGCAGCGGCTCCGTCATCAAAACCGGCACCGGCACCCTGGAACTCACCGCCACCAGCACCCACACCGGCGGCATCGCCGTGAATGGCGGCGTGCTGCTGGTAAACAACACCGCTGGCTCAGGCACGGGCCTGGGCCCCGTCTCCGTCCTCACCGGGGCCACCCTCGGCGGCACAGGCAGCATCGGGTCCGCCAGCTCCACCGCCAACATTCTAGTGAACAGCGGTGGCAGGCTGCGCATCGGCAGCACCCACGGCATCCAGGAAGGCATCCCTGCCGATCTCGACCTCGCCACCAGCGGCCTCGGCACCATCACCCTCAGCGGCATCGTCCAGTTCGATCTCTTCGCCCGCAGCGCCGGCATCAACAGCACGGAAAACAATGACATCCTCCGACTCACCTCCGATACGGCGGTCATCATCGGCGGCACCTTGGAAGTCACCAACAGCACCCTGGATGACACCTCCACCTGGGTCTATGGCGATTCCTGGCAGCTCTTTGACTGGAGCGGTCTCAGCCCCGACCCTCATCACACCGGCGGCTTTGCCAGCTTTAACCTGCCCACCCTCAGCCCCGGCCTCATCTGGGATACCAGCGCCCTCTACACCACCGGCTTCATCACCATCGCTCCAGAGCCCGGTCGCGCCTTCCTCCTCGCCCTCGGCGGCTTCAGCCTTTTGCTCCGCCGCCGTCGTCGGGTGGGTTGA